One part of the Thiomicrospira cyclica ALM1 genome encodes these proteins:
- the hemA gene encoding glutamyl-tRNA reductase, with amino-acid sequence MNLFALGVNHETAPVDIREIVSFSADKVFNALQELKQQQLVTESVILSTCNRTEIYFTVEESEAEPVIAWLHQFFALQTDQLAPYLYLYRDLVAVQHIMRVASGLNSLVLGEPQIFGQLKDAYNLAHKSSSIHHTLGNLFQAVFRATKQVRTDTAIGNSPVSVAFAAVSLAKQFFGELSQQTALLIGAGETIELVARHLHESNARRIVIANRTFSRAHALAESLNGYAIELDELDGHLHEADIIIASTGSPSTLVAYESVAKALKKRRNRPMFIVDIAVPRDVDSRVNKFDDVYLYTVDDLTDIIEQNKRSRKDAAAAAEDIIQLHAERFMCQQQAIQCVNPLIRSYRMQAETYKNQLLDQALHELDLGHNPKRILHKFAHQLTNKLTHNPSYQLNKAGEMGDQDIIDFAERLLINTSNDDKSAH; translated from the coding sequence ATGAACCTATTTGCATTGGGCGTGAACCATGAAACGGCACCTGTTGACATCCGAGAGATAGTCTCGTTTTCAGCCGATAAGGTCTTTAATGCCCTGCAAGAGCTTAAGCAACAGCAATTAGTCACCGAAAGCGTGATCTTATCGACATGTAACAGAACGGAAATTTATTTTACGGTTGAAGAGTCGGAAGCCGAACCTGTTATCGCTTGGCTACATCAGTTTTTTGCTTTACAGACCGACCAGTTAGCGCCCTACCTATACCTGTATCGAGATTTAGTCGCTGTTCAGCACATTATGCGCGTTGCGAGTGGTTTAAATTCTCTAGTGTTGGGTGAGCCACAGATTTTTGGTCAGTTAAAAGATGCTTATAATTTGGCCCACAAATCTTCGAGCATTCACCATACACTGGGAAATCTCTTTCAAGCCGTATTCCGTGCCACTAAACAAGTTAGAACTGATACTGCTATTGGTAATAGTCCTGTATCTGTTGCGTTCGCAGCTGTATCACTGGCAAAACAATTTTTTGGTGAACTGTCACAACAAACAGCATTGCTAATTGGTGCTGGTGAAACCATAGAATTGGTAGCACGCCATTTGCATGAATCTAATGCTCGTCGAATTGTGATTGCTAACAGGACATTCAGTCGTGCTCATGCCCTTGCAGAATCACTAAATGGCTACGCCATTGAACTGGACGAACTGGACGGTCATCTACACGAAGCTGATATTATCATTGCATCCACCGGTAGCCCATCAACCTTAGTCGCCTATGAGAGTGTGGCGAAGGCTTTAAAAAAGCGCCGCAATCGTCCCATGTTTATTGTTGATATTGCTGTCCCGCGAGACGTTGATAGTCGGGTAAATAAATTCGATGATGTTTACCTTTATACGGTAGACGACTTAACCGATATTATTGAGCAAAATAAACGATCCCGTAAAGATGCCGCTGCCGCGGCTGAAGATATAATTCAACTTCACGCTGAACGCTTCATGTGCCAACAACAAGCGATTCAGTGTGTAAATCCACTGATTCGCAGTTATCGAATGCAAGCAGAAACTTATAAAAACCAACTCCTTGATCAAGCTTTACACGAACTCGACCTAGGCCACAATCCAAAACGTATTTTGCATAAATTTGCCCATCAATTAACCAATAAGTTAACCCACAATCCAAGCTATCAATTAAATAAAGCGGGTGAAATGGGTGACCAAGATATTATTGACTTCGCTGAAAGACTGCTCATAAACACATCGAATGATGACAAGTCCGCTCATTAA
- the ectA gene encoding diaminobutyrate acetyltransferase — MFMNITIRPTQLSDGTGLANLVKASGTLDVNSDYLYFLLADHFSETCAIAVDDKQTPIGFVTAYRLPKDPTTLFIWQIAVAEEARGQGLAKKLLQHLTEQVWFDSINQVVCTISPHNCASNALFESFSDSLNAQLNSKDYLTTQHLGLSHDPEPYVIIELPT, encoded by the coding sequence ATGTTTATGAACATTACGATTAGACCTACACAACTTAGTGATGGAACTGGCTTGGCAAACCTTGTCAAAGCATCCGGTACTCTTGATGTCAATTCTGATTATCTGTATTTCCTGTTAGCGGATCATTTCTCTGAAACTTGCGCTATTGCCGTTGATGACAAACAAACCCCGATTGGTTTTGTAACGGCTTACCGTTTACCTAAAGACCCTACTACCCTTTTTATATGGCAGATTGCAGTTGCTGAAGAAGCGCGCGGTCAGGGGTTGGCTAAAAAGCTACTCCAGCATTTAACTGAGCAGGTGTGGTTTGATTCAATTAATCAAGTCGTCTGCACAATATCACCTCACAACTGCGCTTCAAATGCCTTGTTTGAGAGTTTTTCGGATTCCTTGAATGCGCAATTGAACTCCAAGGATTATTTGACCACTCAACACCTAGGCTTGTCTCATGATCCAGAGCCTTACGTCATTATTGAACTACCAACCTAA
- the ectB gene encoding diaminobutyrate--2-oxoglutarate transaminase, with protein MDISLFEQYESNVRGYIRSFPAVFDTATSATIVDVEGKRYIDFFGGAGSLNYGHNHPLINQALITYIQRNGITNALDKATVAKHDFISAFQSIILKPRKMDYKIQFVGPTGANGVETALKLARKMKKRSNVIAFTNAYHGHSLGALAVTGNEFYHGDYYDVPRNVNKMPYDNYFDHDMDSVDMLRHYLGDGSSGYELPAAVIVESIQGEGGINVASVGWLQKLSALCKEMDILLIMDEIQVGNGRTGDYFSFERAGIMPDIITLSKSIGTGMPMSIVLMKPSVDVWSPGEHTGTFRGNSYAFIAGAAALELWRNDDFSRSIRAKGKQVEAAFKDFQARFPGWITDVRGLGMIWGLESLVEGFCNEVSKQAFQRGLMMETAGASDQVLKFLGPLVISETELNEGFEILTDAILAAVAVFEKTGRTPCAA; from the coding sequence ATGGATATTTCTTTATTTGAGCAATATGAATCTAATGTGCGTGGTTATATACGCTCATTCCCAGCTGTCTTTGATACAGCGACTAGCGCAACGATTGTTGACGTTGAAGGCAAGCGTTACATCGACTTTTTTGGTGGAGCAGGTTCATTAAACTATGGCCATAATCATCCGCTTATTAACCAAGCACTGATTACCTATATTCAACGCAATGGTATTACCAACGCGCTTGATAAAGCCACGGTGGCAAAGCATGACTTTATTTCGGCATTTCAGTCGATTATCCTCAAGCCCCGTAAGATGGACTATAAAATTCAGTTTGTTGGACCGACGGGTGCCAATGGCGTTGAAACCGCATTAAAACTTGCGCGCAAAATGAAGAAACGCTCGAACGTAATTGCCTTTACTAATGCTTATCATGGTCACAGTTTAGGCGCTCTTGCGGTGACAGGTAATGAGTTCTACCACGGCGATTATTACGACGTACCACGCAACGTAAATAAAATGCCATATGACAATTACTTTGACCATGACATGGATAGTGTCGATATGCTACGCCACTACTTGGGCGATGGAAGCTCGGGTTATGAGCTTCCTGCGGCGGTTATTGTGGAGTCTATTCAGGGTGAGGGTGGTATTAATGTTGCCAGTGTTGGATGGTTACAAAAGTTATCCGCTCTATGTAAAGAGATGGATATCCTGCTGATTATGGATGAAATTCAAGTTGGTAACGGTCGAACGGGTGACTACTTCTCATTTGAAAGAGCGGGAATCATGCCGGATATTATTACGTTATCTAAGTCGATTGGCACAGGTATGCCTATGTCGATCGTACTCATGAAACCTAGCGTTGATGTTTGGTCGCCGGGTGAGCACACGGGCACCTTTAGAGGCAATAGTTATGCGTTTATAGCTGGTGCAGCAGCATTAGAGCTATGGCGCAATGATGATTTTAGTCGTTCCATTCGTGCCAAAGGCAAGCAGGTCGAGGCGGCATTTAAGGACTTTCAGGCTCGCTTCCCAGGTTGGATTACCGATGTACGTGGTTTAGGTATGATTTGGGGGCTGGAGTCTTTAGTTGAAGGGTTTTGTAATGAGGTCTCTAAACAAGCTTTTCAGCGTGGTCTGATGATGGAAACAGCAGGCGCAAGTGATCAAGTGTTGAAATTTTTAGGACCATTGGTCATTAGTGAGACAGAATTGAATGAGGGTTTTGAAATCTTAACAGATGCCATTTTAGCAGCTGTTGCTGTTTTTGAGAAAACGGGTAGGACCCCGTGTGCCGCATAG
- a CDS encoding ectoine synthase: MKIKRLQDVIGTERDVNAENGHWVSRRLLLAKDGMGFSMHDTTIFAGTETYIHYANHLEAVYCVAGRGEIEDLETGVTTQIEDGILYALDGHERHYLRATEDMRMVCVFNPPITGREVHDDKGVYPLITE; encoded by the coding sequence TTGAAAATTAAACGATTGCAAGATGTTATTGGTACGGAACGAGATGTAAACGCCGAGAATGGTCACTGGGTAAGTCGCCGTTTATTATTAGCAAAGGATGGTATGGGTTTTTCAATGCATGATACGACCATATTTGCTGGCACTGAAACTTACATTCATTATGCGAATCATTTAGAAGCTGTGTACTGCGTCGCTGGGCGTGGTGAAATTGAAGACCTAGAAACGGGGGTTACGACTCAGATTGAAGATGGTATTTTATATGCCTTGGATGGTCACGAGCGCCACTATTTGCGTGCTACTGAAGATATGCGTATGGTTTGTGTGTTTAATCCACCGATTACTGGCAGGGAAGTTCATGATGATAAGGGTGTTTATCCGTTAATTACAGAATAA
- a CDS encoding response regulator translates to MATKNSKYVTTTEACELIGVSKTVIKRLADEGVLQIWKTPGGHRRLLRSSVDEYIMKNGRERANEDDGVLKVLVVDDDQISIDLIKSMANALGFPMKVLTANDGYEGLINAGRYKPEIIFSDLNMPQMDGYSMVQAMRNFETTKDSTIIVLTAYKPEEINREKLPANITVMHKPVQPDILKQFLTYEYNLKKS, encoded by the coding sequence ATGGCTACTAAAAATTCAAAGTACGTTACAACAACTGAAGCCTGCGAATTAATAGGTGTTTCCAAAACAGTTATTAAACGCCTCGCTGATGAAGGGGTCTTACAGATATGGAAAACACCTGGTGGTCATCGTCGTTTATTACGCTCATCAGTTGATGAGTATATTATGAAAAATGGTCGTGAGCGGGCAAATGAAGATGATGGCGTGCTTAAAGTGCTGGTAGTTGATGATGACCAAATCTCAATTGACTTAATTAAGTCAATGGCTAATGCACTGGGCTTCCCTATGAAGGTTTTGACCGCCAACGATGGCTATGAGGGATTGATTAATGCTGGCCGCTATAAACCTGAAATTATTTTTTCGGACCTAAATATGCCCCAAATGGATGGCTATAGTATGGTCCAAGCGATGCGAAACTTCGAAACGACCAAAGATTCAACAATTATCGTACTAACCGCTTACAAACCTGAAGAGATAAACCGCGAAAAGCTACCTGCAAATATTACTGTGATGCATAAGCCTGTCCAGCCAGACATCCTAAAACAATTCTTAACTTACGAGTATAATTTAAAGAAAAGTTAA
- a CDS encoding heavy-metal-associated domain-containing protein — protein sequence MEYVHNIMNLKCSGCVNQVTKKLQGIEGVSDVRVDLELGLVRYQATGLGINEQVLTQLIKLGYPEVGSVDGIAAAGAKAKSFVSCAIGKMTKE from the coding sequence ATGGAGTATGTGCACAACATAATGAATCTTAAATGTAGTGGATGTGTAAATCAGGTTACTAAAAAACTGCAGGGTATTGAAGGGGTTAGTGATGTCAGGGTGGACCTGGAGCTCGGCCTTGTTCGCTATCAAGCCACTGGGCTAGGCATCAATGAACAAGTGTTAACCCAGCTAATCAAGTTAGGGTATCCAGAGGTGGGTAGTGTCGATGGAATTGCAGCTGCGGGTGCAAAGGCAAAATCTTTTGTCAGTTGCGCTATTGGTAAGATGACAAAGGAGTAA
- the parC gene encoding DNA topoisomerase IV subunit A, with protein sequence MTQQTINYEGIEQQSVAYFTEKAYLDYAMYVILDRALPSICDGLKPVQRRIIYAMSELGLKSTAKYKKSARTVGDVLGKFHPHGDSACYEAMVLMAQDFSFRYPLVDGQGNWGSIDDPKSFAAMRYTESKLSAFSDLLLRELGQGTVDWVPNFDGSLDEPLVLPARVPHILLNGTSGIAVGMATDIPPHNLNELVAGCIALLDKPSLSDRELLDFIPGPDYPNAAHIITPTEDIANIYLQGQGSLRQRANFLIEDDVNLVIDALPFQVSGAKVLEQIANQMRAKKLPMIVDLRDESDHESPTRLVVELRSKRVDVDALFLHLCATTDLEKSYRVNLNVIGLNGRPQVKTLKGILSEWLTYRTETLRRRLQYRLDKILARLHILDGLLIAFLNIDEVIAIIREYDHPKAELIQQFRLSDIQAEAILELKLRHLAKLEEMKITGEQVELAAERDQLEGILGSERRLKNLLKKELQADAQLHGDARRSPLAEASIATALSEQDLLPSEALTLVLSANGWIRAAKGSDVEGEGLAYKSGDRFLMQCQANSRQTAVFFDSTGRAYAAACHSLPSARSHGEPLSGRFSLTSGAKIVAMVVADSSEEVFLAAANGYGFVVPFDQLLSKTKSGKVVFNLDEGVELVAVSKVCAGGRVAVVSNEPRLLVFSEGELPRLNKGKGNKLIQLPKEHSLVAAMVFDQRAKLALIANDYTKTFGPAQVEEAFAKRAARGLSLPRTLKEVSFIKAVL encoded by the coding sequence GTGACGCAACAAACTATTAACTATGAAGGCATTGAACAGCAAAGTGTTGCCTACTTTACCGAAAAAGCTTATCTCGATTACGCCATGTATGTCATTTTAGACAGAGCTTTACCTAGCATTTGTGATGGTCTAAAACCAGTTCAGCGGCGCATTATTTATGCCATGTCTGAACTGGGTTTAAAGTCGACGGCAAAGTATAAGAAATCAGCAAGAACTGTAGGTGATGTTTTGGGTAAATTTCATCCTCATGGTGACAGTGCCTGCTACGAAGCTATGGTATTGATGGCTCAGGACTTTTCTTTTCGATATCCTTTAGTTGATGGTCAAGGCAACTGGGGTTCGATTGATGATCCTAAGTCGTTTGCAGCTATGCGTTACACCGAGTCAAAGCTATCAGCTTTTTCTGATTTGCTGTTGCGTGAATTGGGTCAAGGCACAGTTGACTGGGTACCAAATTTTGATGGCTCATTAGATGAGCCTCTGGTTTTACCCGCGCGGGTTCCACACATTTTATTAAATGGCACATCGGGTATTGCTGTGGGTATGGCGACAGATATTCCGCCACACAACTTGAATGAATTGGTGGCCGGTTGTATCGCGCTTCTTGATAAGCCCAGCTTGTCAGACCGCGAACTTTTGGACTTTATTCCGGGGCCGGATTACCCCAATGCAGCACACATTATTACACCTACTGAAGATATAGCTAATATCTATTTGCAAGGGCAAGGCTCATTGCGCCAGCGTGCTAACTTTCTCATTGAAGATGATGTAAATCTTGTTATTGATGCTTTACCGTTTCAGGTTTCAGGCGCCAAAGTCTTGGAGCAAATCGCCAATCAGATGCGGGCCAAAAAACTGCCGATGATTGTTGATTTGCGAGATGAATCTGACCATGAGTCGCCAACGCGCTTAGTTGTAGAGCTGCGTTCGAAACGTGTTGATGTGGACGCGCTGTTTTTGCATCTTTGCGCAACTACAGATTTAGAAAAATCTTACCGGGTGAATTTGAATGTTATAGGTTTAAATGGGCGACCCCAAGTTAAAACCTTAAAAGGTATCTTGTCGGAGTGGTTGACTTACCGAACAGAGACTCTCCGGCGACGTTTGCAGTACCGTTTAGATAAAATCCTCGCTCGCTTGCATATATTAGATGGCCTTCTAATCGCTTTTTTGAATATCGATGAAGTTATTGCCATTATTCGTGAATATGATCACCCAAAGGCAGAGTTGATTCAACAGTTTAGACTAAGCGACATACAAGCGGAAGCAATTCTAGAACTCAAACTGCGTCACTTAGCTAAGCTGGAAGAGATGAAGATTACTGGAGAACAGGTCGAGCTTGCGGCGGAGCGTGATCAGTTAGAGGGTATTCTGGGAAGTGAACGGCGGCTTAAAAACTTGCTTAAAAAAGAATTGCAAGCGGATGCGCAATTACACGGCGATGCTCGCCGTTCCCCGCTTGCAGAGGCGTCTATAGCAACAGCTCTGAGTGAGCAAGACCTATTACCTTCAGAAGCACTAACCTTAGTATTGTCTGCAAATGGCTGGATTCGAGCGGCAAAAGGCAGTGATGTTGAGGGTGAGGGATTGGCCTATAAGTCAGGTGATCGTTTCTTGATGCAATGTCAGGCCAATTCACGTCAAACCGCTGTGTTCTTTGATTCAACTGGGCGGGCTTATGCCGCCGCTTGTCATTCGTTGCCCTCGGCAAGGAGTCATGGTGAGCCATTAAGTGGTCGTTTTAGTTTAACGTCTGGGGCTAAGATAGTAGCTATGGTTGTTGCGGACTCGAGTGAAGAAGTGTTTTTGGCAGCCGCTAATGGCTATGGTTTTGTGGTGCCATTTGACCAGCTCTTGTCAAAAACCAAATCAGGTAAAGTCGTGTTTAATCTTGATGAGGGTGTTGAGCTAGTTGCCGTTAGTAAGGTGTGTGCGGGTGGTCGAGTTGCGGTTGTATCTAATGAACCTAGGTTGTTGGTGTTTAGTGAAGGTGAACTACCTCGCCTTAATAAAGGCAAGGGTAATAAGCTGATTCAATTGCCTAAAGAGCATAGCTTGGTGGCGGCAATGGTTTTTGACCAAAGAGCAAAGCTTGCCTTGATTGCAAACGACTATACAAAAACGTTTGGTCCTGCACAAGTAGAGGAGGCCTTTGCTAAAAGGGCGGCACGGGGTCTCAGCTTGCCCCGCACATTGAAAGAAGTATCCTTTATAAAAGCCGTTTTGTGA
- a CDS encoding class I SAM-dependent methyltransferase, with protein MDWNEKYLGKDYFYGTEPNDFLHAIANTWATPKKILCIAEGEGRNAVFLARLGHQVSAIDSSSVAREKALALAEANNLQIDYQLADLNEFDFGTEQWDAIVSIFCHLPAALRQKVHQDVEAGLVTGGLFLLEAYSPRQLKYTSGGPKDLGLLYELDSLKKDFKTMLWQQNQEIIRTIQEGTGHSGPSSVVQLLGQKQ; from the coding sequence ATGGACTGGAATGAGAAATATCTAGGCAAAGACTATTTTTACGGCACTGAACCAAATGATTTTTTACATGCCATAGCCAACACTTGGGCAACACCAAAAAAAATTCTGTGCATTGCAGAGGGAGAAGGTCGAAATGCGGTTTTTCTTGCCCGACTTGGCCACCAAGTAAGCGCAATCGATAGCTCCAGTGTGGCGCGTGAAAAAGCCTTAGCACTTGCCGAAGCAAACAATCTTCAAATCGACTACCAACTGGCCGACCTTAATGAGTTTGATTTTGGTACTGAACAATGGGATGCCATCGTTAGCATCTTTTGCCATTTACCAGCCGCTTTGCGTCAAAAAGTACACCAAGACGTGGAAGCAGGCCTGGTAACTGGTGGACTGTTTTTATTAGAAGCCTACAGCCCAAGACAACTGAAATATACTAGTGGCGGTCCAAAAGACCTGGGGTTACTTTACGAACTCGACAGCCTAAAAAAAGATTTCAAAACGATGCTATGGCAACAAAATCAAGAGATCATAAGAACCATTCAGGAAGGGACTGGCCATTCTGGCCCAAGCAGTGTCGTGCAGTTATTAGGACAAAAACAGTAA
- the queE gene encoding 7-carboxy-7-deazaguanine synthase has translation MSYQIKEAFYTLQGEGFHAGRPAIFCRFTQCNLWTGRETDRAQAICQFCDTDFIGTDGQNGGRFDTATHLVEHLLGLWPKTAKTHPFVVLTGGEPLLQADQSLVDTFHQFNFEIALETNGTKQAPEQIDWICVSPKANAPWLLTEGDELKLVFPQKNLMPDQINQAHQFKHYYLQPMDGPKVAEHTEMAVQYCLQHPQWRLSLQTHKILGID, from the coding sequence ATGAGCTACCAAATTAAAGAAGCATTTTACACACTCCAAGGGGAAGGCTTTCATGCCGGTCGTCCGGCCATTTTTTGCCGCTTTACTCAATGCAATTTATGGACTGGACGAGAAACAGATCGCGCACAGGCCATTTGCCAGTTTTGTGATACCGATTTTATTGGTACTGATGGACAAAACGGCGGACGCTTTGATACCGCCACCCACCTGGTTGAGCATTTGTTAGGTCTGTGGCCAAAAACCGCCAAAACACATCCATTTGTGGTGTTAACCGGTGGTGAACCGTTACTTCAAGCTGATCAAAGCCTGGTAGATACTTTTCACCAATTTAATTTTGAAATTGCTCTAGAGACCAACGGCACTAAACAAGCACCTGAGCAGATTGACTGGATTTGTGTCAGTCCCAAAGCCAATGCACCCTGGCTACTGACTGAAGGTGATGAACTAAAATTAGTCTTCCCGCAAAAAAATCTAATGCCGGATCAAATAAACCAAGCGCATCAATTTAAGCATTACTATTTGCAACCTATGGATGGACCTAAAGTCGCCGAGCATACCGAGATGGCGGTGCAATACTGCTTACAACACCCTCAATGGCGACTTAGCTTACAAACACACAAGATACTTGGCATCGACTAG
- the leuC gene encoding 3-isopropylmalate dehydratase large subunit, with the protein MSAKTLYDKLWDEHVVRQEEDGTALIYIDRQLLHEVTSPQAFEGLRLAGRTPWRISANLATADHNVPTTPVEGGAAGIVDPISRIQVQTLHRNTQEFGITEFGMGHIRQGIVHVVGPENGATLPGMTIVCGDSHTSTHGALGALAHGIGTSEVEHVLATQCLIQKKNKNMLIRVDGQLQPGVGAKDVVLAIIGEIGTAGGTGYTIEFGGQVLRDMSIEGRMSICNMSIEAGARAGLVAVDEKTIEYVKGRPFSPTGAHWDAAVKHWQTLHSDEGAHFDKVVVLDGSAIQPQVSWGTSPEMVVGVNDNVPDPAIEADPVKSNSMRRALEYMGLSANIPIKDIQLDYVFIGSCTNSRIEDLRAAAAIVNGKKVAANIEQALVVPGSGLVKQQAEAEGLDKIFMDAGFEWRNPGCSMCLAMNADRLPAKKHCASTSNRNFEGRQGAGGRTHLVSPIMAAAAAVAGRFVDVRELV; encoded by the coding sequence ATGTCTGCAAAAACACTTTACGATAAGTTATGGGACGAGCATGTTGTCCGCCAAGAAGAAGACGGTACAGCATTAATCTATATCGATCGTCAGTTGTTACACGAGGTGACATCGCCTCAAGCCTTTGAAGGTTTACGACTGGCGGGTCGTACGCCTTGGCGCATTAGTGCCAACCTCGCTACTGCTGATCATAACGTGCCCACTACACCAGTTGAAGGTGGTGCGGCAGGGATTGTTGACCCTATTTCGCGTATTCAAGTGCAAACTTTACATCGCAATACGCAAGAGTTTGGTATCACTGAGTTTGGTATGGGTCACATCCGCCAAGGGATTGTGCACGTGGTTGGACCCGAAAACGGCGCTACGCTTCCAGGTATGACCATTGTGTGTGGCGATTCCCATACCTCGACTCATGGTGCACTGGGCGCCTTAGCTCACGGCATTGGAACCTCAGAAGTTGAACATGTTTTAGCAACGCAGTGTTTGATTCAAAAGAAAAACAAAAATATGTTGATTCGTGTTGATGGTCAGTTGCAACCCGGCGTAGGGGCCAAAGATGTGGTTTTGGCGATTATTGGTGAAATTGGTACGGCTGGCGGAACGGGGTATACCATCGAGTTTGGTGGCCAAGTATTACGTGATATGTCGATCGAAGGGCGTATGAGTATTTGTAATATGTCCATTGAAGCGGGTGCGCGAGCAGGCCTGGTTGCCGTTGATGAGAAAACGATCGAGTATGTTAAAGGTCGCCCATTTTCACCCACCGGTGCGCATTGGGATGCGGCTGTAAAGCACTGGCAAACGTTGCATTCTGATGAGGGCGCGCACTTTGATAAGGTTGTTGTTTTAGACGGTTCTGCTATTCAGCCCCAGGTTTCTTGGGGTACGTCACCTGAAATGGTGGTTGGTGTTAACGATAACGTACCCGACCCTGCTATAGAAGCCGACCCGGTTAAATCGAATAGTATGCGTCGGGCTCTTGAGTATATGGGACTTTCTGCAAATATTCCGATAAAAGATATTCAGCTTGATTACGTTTTCATCGGCTCGTGTACAAATTCTCGTATAGAGGATTTACGTGCGGCAGCGGCTATCGTCAATGGCAAAAAAGTTGCTGCTAATATCGAACAAGCCTTGGTTGTTCCAGGGTCAGGCCTGGTTAAGCAGCAAGCAGAAGCAGAGGGCTTGGATAAGATTTTTATGGATGCCGGTTTTGAATGGCGCAACCCTGGTTGTTCGATGTGTTTGGCTATGAATGCCGATCGTCTGCCCGCTAAAAAGCATTGTGCCTCAACCTCTAATCGTAACTTCGAGGGTCGTCAGGGTGCCGGTGGTCGTACTCACCTCGTCAGTCCAATCATGGCGGCTGCGGCTGCGGTTGCTGGTCGCTTCGTCGATGTCAGAGAGTTGGTTTAG
- the leuD gene encoding 3-isopropylmalate dehydratase small subunit: MSLTQFTHITAIVAPLDRANVDTDAIIPKQFLKSIKRSGFGPNLFDEWRYLDVGQPEQDSSARPINPDFVLNQPRYKGAKILLARENFGCGSSREHAPWALKDYGFDVIIAPSFADIFFNNSFKNGILPITLSDQQVDQLFTEVAEQECYKLDVDLASQTITTPSGQKLAFEVDSFRKHCLLNGLDDIGLTLVHRDDIAQYEAKRQQQAPWLFVTPNLS, translated from the coding sequence ATGAGTTTAACCCAGTTTACCCACATAACTGCTATCGTAGCGCCCTTAGATCGCGCCAACGTTGATACCGATGCAATTATTCCAAAACAATTCTTAAAGTCGATTAAACGCAGTGGCTTTGGCCCTAATTTATTCGATGAGTGGCGCTATTTAGACGTTGGTCAGCCCGAGCAGGATAGTTCGGCACGTCCGATTAATCCCGATTTTGTATTGAACCAACCTCGATACAAAGGTGCCAAAATTCTATTGGCGCGTGAAAACTTCGGTTGTGGTTCCAGTCGTGAACACGCACCTTGGGCGCTAAAGGATTATGGCTTTGATGTTATTATTGCGCCAAGTTTTGCAGATATCTTTTTTAACAATAGCTTTAAAAATGGCATCTTGCCGATTACCCTCAGTGATCAACAAGTCGATCAGTTATTTACCGAAGTAGCCGAACAAGAATGCTATAAGCTTGACGTGGATCTTGCAAGTCAAACGATTACGACGCCAAGCGGTCAAAAATTAGCGTTCGAGGTAGATAGTTTCCGTAAACATTGCTTGTTGAATGGTCTCGATGACATTGGATTAACTCTGGTACATCGCGATGATATCGCCCAATATGAAGCCAAGCGCCAGCAACAAGCCCCTTGGTTATTTGTGACCCCCAATTTATCTTAA